One Actinospica robiniae DSM 44927 genomic region harbors:
- a CDS encoding alpha-ketoacid dehydrogenase subunit beta — MTATATSAARTVKAVNSDSAAGAKAGGAPKKPAQSTVTLAKAVNTALADAMAADERVVMFGEDVGALGGVFRVTDGLMQRFGEQRCFDTPLAEASILGTAIGMAVYGFKPVVEMQFDAFAYPALEQVISHLAKMRNRTRGDVAMPVVVRIPYGGGIGGVEHHSDSSETYFAHTPGLHVLTPATVADAYSMLRQAIDSPDPVIFFEPKRLYWSKAALELPVTTGPIGTAAVRREGRDATLVCYGQTVPVCLAAADQAAKEGIELEVLDLRSLVPLDEEAILRTVGRTRRAIVVHEATGFAGFGAELAARISEKCFYQLEAPVARVAGLDIPYPPPKYEHWHLPDADRVLDAVDRALAA; from the coding sequence ATGACCGCCACCGCGACCAGCGCCGCCCGCACGGTGAAGGCAGTGAACTCCGACTCGGCGGCCGGCGCCAAGGCGGGAGGCGCGCCGAAGAAGCCGGCTCAGTCGACCGTCACGCTGGCCAAGGCGGTCAACACCGCGTTGGCCGACGCGATGGCCGCGGACGAGCGCGTGGTGATGTTCGGCGAGGACGTCGGCGCGCTCGGCGGCGTGTTCCGGGTGACGGACGGGCTGATGCAGCGGTTCGGCGAGCAGCGCTGCTTCGACACGCCGCTGGCCGAGGCCTCGATACTGGGCACGGCGATCGGCATGGCCGTCTACGGGTTCAAGCCCGTCGTCGAGATGCAGTTCGACGCCTTCGCCTATCCCGCGCTCGAGCAGGTGATCAGCCATCTGGCGAAGATGCGCAACCGTACCCGCGGCGACGTGGCCATGCCGGTGGTCGTGCGCATCCCCTACGGCGGCGGGATCGGCGGCGTGGAGCACCACAGCGACAGCTCCGAGACGTACTTCGCGCACACCCCGGGCCTGCATGTGCTCACCCCCGCGACCGTCGCCGACGCGTACAGCATGCTGCGTCAGGCGATCGACTCGCCGGACCCGGTGATCTTCTTCGAGCCCAAGCGGCTCTACTGGTCGAAGGCCGCGCTCGAACTGCCGGTGACCACCGGCCCGATCGGCACCGCCGCGGTGCGCCGCGAGGGCCGGGACGCGACGCTGGTCTGCTACGGCCAGACCGTGCCGGTGTGCCTGGCCGCGGCGGATCAGGCCGCGAAGGAAGGGATCGAGCTCGAGGTCCTCGACCTGCGCAGCCTGGTGCCGCTGGACGAGGAGGCGATCCTGCGCACCGTCGGGCGCACCCGCCGCGCGATCGTGGTGCACGAGGCCACGGGCTTCGCCGGCTTCGGCGCCGAACTCGCCGCGCGGATCTCGGAGAAGTGCTTCTACCAGCTCGAAGCGCCGGTGGCCCGGGTGGCCGGACTGGACATCCCGTACCCGCCGCCGAAGTACGAGCACTGGCACCTGCCGGACGCCGACCGCGTGCTCGACGCGGTGGACCGGGCGTTGGCGGCCTAG
- a CDS encoding thiamine pyrophosphate-dependent dehydrogenase E1 component subunit alpha, translating into MTLLDLTASPRSGSATAEPSWDSQPLRYLDEHGAPVEGGLRPAREILDPAALLRGYRALRFARAFDTEATNLVMQGRLAVYPACRGQEACQVAAVHALRVEDWLLPTYRDSATLVLRGIPAGDALTLLRGTWHCGYDPKAWHTMPQCTPLATQGPHAVGLGLAAKLAGDPVVAMCLLGDGATSEGDFHEALNSAAVYQAPVVFLVQNNQYAISVPLSKQTRAASLADKAGGYGMPGVRVDGNDLIALNTVLDAAMRRAREGGGPTLVEAITYRMQAHTNADDAARYRQSDEVEHWRGRDPIQRLATYLTALGALDAVIEAEIDEENAAYTARMRAQFAEEPAYDSDELFEHVYANPTSQLLEQRELLRAERGTGTEQNR; encoded by the coding sequence ATGACGCTGCTGGACCTGACCGCCTCGCCGAGATCGGGCTCCGCGACCGCGGAACCGTCCTGGGACAGTCAGCCCCTGCGCTACCTGGACGAGCACGGCGCCCCTGTCGAAGGCGGCCTGCGTCCGGCCCGCGAGATCCTGGACCCGGCCGCGCTGCTGCGCGGCTACCGGGCGCTGCGTTTCGCCCGCGCGTTCGACACCGAGGCGACGAACCTGGTGATGCAGGGCCGCCTCGCCGTCTACCCGGCCTGTCGCGGCCAGGAAGCGTGCCAGGTCGCCGCGGTCCACGCGCTGCGGGTGGAGGACTGGCTGCTGCCGACGTACCGCGACTCGGCCACGCTGGTGCTGCGCGGCATCCCGGCCGGCGACGCGTTGACTCTGTTGCGCGGCACCTGGCACTGCGGCTACGACCCCAAGGCCTGGCACACCATGCCGCAGTGCACGCCGCTCGCCACGCAAGGCCCCCATGCGGTCGGCTTGGGCCTCGCGGCGAAGCTGGCCGGCGACCCGGTGGTGGCGATGTGTCTCCTCGGTGACGGAGCCACCAGCGAGGGCGACTTCCACGAGGCGCTCAACAGTGCCGCCGTGTACCAGGCTCCGGTGGTCTTCCTGGTGCAGAACAACCAGTACGCGATCTCGGTGCCGCTGAGCAAGCAGACCCGCGCGGCCTCGCTGGCGGACAAGGCCGGCGGCTACGGCATGCCGGGCGTGCGCGTGGACGGCAACGACCTGATCGCGCTCAACACCGTGCTGGACGCGGCCATGCGCCGGGCGCGCGAGGGCGGCGGCCCGACCCTGGTCGAGGCCATCACCTACCGGATGCAGGCCCACACCAACGCCGACGACGCGGCTCGCTACCGGCAGTCCGACGAGGTCGAGCACTGGCGCGGCCGCGACCCGATCCAGCGGCTGGCCACCTACCTGACCGCACTCGGCGCGCTCGACGCCGTGATCGAGGCCGAGATCGACGAGGAGAACGCGGCGTACACGGCTCGGATGCGCGCCCAGTTCGCCGAGGAGCCCGCATACGACTCGGACGAGCTGTTCGAGCACGTCTACGCGAACCCCACCAGCCAGCTGCTCGAACAGCGCGAGCTGCTGCGGGCCGAGCGTGGGACCGGAACGGAGCAGAACCGATGA
- a CDS encoding LCP family protein — protein sequence MSDGRNWYPGSDDPRYDPYAQPQAPQGPPPQQRRQPYPQQPQQPQGGQSAQGYRPPGQQGQPGQAPGRGQAPSRYDRPGDPYAPPPRRAQQPPQQQRPSRHDAPADPYAPPPRRQSADVWQAPDGRGEPQDEPPARRRRSGAGSGPGRQTDGPSGPGHVNADVDLDDLDPDGRAQRGWEREKSRVKRPQTRARQATKWGIISLTLVILAGAGFGGYVYMTTFGTIKSTPLTPDNFTQAPLIPDKYGNTPLNILLIGSDTRDTAGDCSLGSDCGAGANADSEMVLHISAERNNATILSIPRDTMAMLPNCAQDKSGKTTVTGTHSTYQINSALQKGPECQVAAVSYLTGIHLTGYIMFDFSGIVTMSDALGGVPVCVTHAVNDKNSGLQLPAGTSVVKGKQALQFLRTRDSFFDGSDLGREMATHYFLSQMIASLRKSMNFTNISTLINIGQAAAKATTISTSLAGLTNLESLIQSLNKVPSKNIAMMTMPNQVEGSRVVPTASAQGVFKSIENDVSFTNTSTKASSGSTPTPTTAATSAPDTSSVAKSQVPVHVYNADGVAGRAGTITSALTSAGFSQAASKGNAQEVSASLVYYAETGEKLGAEAVAETLGLPMSQVQQNSSFPGVSVFIGTDFESGSKFKPLINVTSTEPKADTSGAASAPAEASESFATDSSTECIPWFSGSGGGTLKIVQE from the coding sequence ATGAGCGACGGGCGAAACTGGTACCCGGGTTCCGACGACCCGCGGTACGACCCGTACGCGCAGCCCCAGGCTCCGCAGGGTCCGCCGCCGCAGCAGCGGCGCCAGCCCTATCCGCAGCAGCCGCAGCAGCCGCAGGGCGGCCAGTCCGCGCAGGGGTACCGCCCGCCGGGCCAGCAGGGCCAGCCGGGCCAGGCCCCGGGCCGCGGCCAGGCGCCGTCCCGCTACGACCGGCCCGGTGACCCGTACGCTCCGCCGCCGCGCCGGGCGCAGCAGCCGCCGCAGCAGCAGCGGCCCTCGCGCCACGACGCGCCCGCGGACCCGTACGCCCCGCCGCCGCGCCGCCAGTCCGCCGACGTCTGGCAGGCGCCGGACGGCCGGGGCGAGCCGCAGGACGAGCCGCCCGCCCGGCGCCGCCGCAGCGGCGCCGGCTCCGGTCCGGGCCGGCAGACCGACGGCCCCAGCGGTCCCGGCCACGTCAACGCGGACGTCGACCTCGACGATCTCGACCCGGACGGCCGGGCCCAACGCGGCTGGGAGCGGGAGAAGTCGCGCGTGAAGCGGCCGCAGACGCGGGCGCGGCAGGCGACCAAGTGGGGCATCATCAGCCTGACCCTGGTCATACTCGCCGGCGCCGGTTTCGGCGGCTACGTCTACATGACCACGTTCGGCACCATCAAGAGCACTCCGCTGACGCCGGACAACTTCACCCAGGCGCCGCTGATCCCGGACAAGTACGGCAACACGCCTCTGAACATCCTGCTGATCGGCTCGGACACCCGCGACACCGCCGGCGACTGCTCGCTCGGCAGCGACTGCGGTGCGGGCGCCAACGCCGACTCCGAGATGGTCCTGCACATCTCGGCCGAGCGGAACAACGCGACGATCCTCTCGATACCCCGCGACACCATGGCCATGCTGCCGAACTGCGCCCAGGACAAGTCCGGCAAGACCACGGTAACCGGCACACACAGCACCTACCAGATAAACTCCGCGCTGCAGAAGGGCCCGGAGTGCCAGGTGGCCGCGGTCAGCTATCTGACCGGGATCCACCTGACCGGCTACATCATGTTCGACTTCAGCGGCATCGTGACCATGTCCGACGCCCTCGGCGGCGTGCCGGTCTGCGTCACGCACGCGGTGAACGACAAGAACTCCGGCCTTCAACTCCCCGCCGGCACCAGCGTCGTCAAGGGCAAGCAGGCGCTGCAGTTCCTGCGCACCCGCGACTCCTTCTTCGACGGCTCGGACCTCGGCCGCGAGATGGCCACGCACTACTTCCTGTCGCAGATGATCGCCAGCCTGCGCAAGAGCATGAACTTCACCAACATCAGCACCTTGATCAACATCGGCCAGGCCGCGGCCAAGGCGACCACGATCAGCACCAGCCTCGCCGGCCTGACGAACCTGGAGAGCCTGATCCAGAGCCTGAACAAGGTGCCCAGCAAGAACATCGCGATGATGACGATGCCCAACCAGGTCGAGGGCTCCCGGGTCGTGCCCACAGCCTCGGCGCAGGGGGTGTTCAAGAGCATCGAGAACGACGTCTCGTTCACCAACACCTCGACGAAGGCCTCGTCCGGCTCCACGCCCACCCCGACGACCGCGGCCACCTCGGCGCCGGACACCAGCTCCGTGGCCAAGTCGCAGGTGCCGGTGCACGTCTACAACGCCGACGGGGTGGCCGGGCGGGCCGGCACCATCACCTCCGCGCTGACCTCGGCCGGGTTCTCCCAGGCGGCGTCCAAGGGCAACGCCCAAGAGGTGAGCGCCAGCCTGGTCTACTACGCCGAGACCGGCGAGAAGCTGGGCGCCGAGGCGGTCGCCGAGACACTGGGCCTGCCGATGAGCCAGGTGCAGCAGAACTCGAGCTTCCCCGGCGTGAGCGTGTTCATCGGCACCGACTTCGAGTCCGGCAGCAAGTTCAAGCCGCTGATCAACGTCACCAGCACCGAGCCCAAGGCCGACACCAGCGGAGCCGCGTCCGCGCCGGCCGAGGCGAGCGAATCCTTCGCCACCGATTCCAGCACCGAGTGCATACCGTGGTTCTCCGGCAGCGGCGGGGGCACGCTCAAGATAGTCCAGGAGTAG
- a CDS encoding TetR/AcrR family transcriptional regulator, with translation MPAAARRADRHTPESLLAVAVDVFNVRGYDGTSMEELAKAAGITKSSIYHHVAGKEELLRLAVTRALDGLFAALDEPGALQGAPVDRFAYVVRRTCLELVRNLPYVTLLLRVRGNTEAERDALERRREFDHRVAELAAAAVADGDLRADVDPRLTARLVFGLVNSVAEWYRPDGPVSGETVADALGSLVLDGLRPRG, from the coding sequence ATGCCCGCAGCGGCCAGGCGAGCGGACCGGCACACCCCTGAATCGCTGCTGGCGGTGGCGGTGGACGTGTTCAACGTCCGCGGCTACGACGGCACCTCGATGGAGGAGTTGGCCAAGGCCGCCGGAATCACGAAGTCTTCGATCTACCACCACGTGGCGGGCAAGGAGGAGCTGCTCCGGCTCGCCGTCACGCGCGCGCTGGACGGGCTCTTCGCCGCCCTGGACGAGCCGGGGGCGCTGCAGGGCGCACCGGTGGACCGCTTCGCCTACGTGGTCCGCCGCACCTGCCTCGAGTTGGTGCGCAACCTGCCGTACGTGACGCTGCTGCTGCGGGTGCGCGGGAACACCGAGGCCGAGCGGGACGCGCTGGAGCGCCGGCGCGAGTTCGACCACCGGGTGGCCGAACTGGCCGCGGCCGCCGTCGCCGACGGCGACCTGCGCGCGGACGTGGACCCGCGGCTGACCGCGCGGCTGGTGTTCGGCCTGGTCAACTCGGTGGCCGAGTGGTACCGGCCGGACGGCCCGGTCTCCGGCGAGACCGTCGCCGACGCGCTGGGCTCGCTCGTGCTCGACGGCCTGCGCCCGCGCGGCTGA
- the paaN gene encoding phenylacetic acid degradation protein PaaN, which translates to MNATVADLIAKHRPTLDAALGAIRSREYYTRFPDSPKAYPAQAQDEALAEFQARRGRLWSWGQTGADGTKVGGERSPYGFDLEYTYDHMDPDVLLPAMGAAIPAWRDAGAEARAAVCIEILTRLNARTYAMAFAAMHTTGQAFMMAFQAAGPNAQDRGLEAVAYGFSALNAHPDRAVWEKPGKGEPVRLAKKWVAAPRGIALVVGCNTFPTWNGYPGLFASLVTGNAVVVKPHPRAVAPLALTVETAREVLAEAGFDADLVALAPEAEGEPLAKTLALRPEVRIVDFTGSNEFGDWLEQNARQAQVYTEKAGINTVIVDSFRAEEYPAALGHLAFSLSLYTAQMCTSPQNLLVPRDGIRVGDEVKSPEEFAADLGKAMDRLLGDDARANAILGAVVNPFVLDRLERAAEVGKTVLASRAVPHPEFPDATVRTPLIAAVDAMDAEVYTHEWFGPISFVITTDSTLDSIAVYRDTVKAHGALTAAVYSTSEDVLDAAEEATWEAGANLSINLTGPVYVNQSAAFSDYHGTGANPAANATYADHAFVAGRFRFIQSRRPA; encoded by the coding sequence ATGAACGCCACCGTCGCCGACCTCATCGCCAAGCACCGCCCCACCTTGGACGCCGCCCTGGGCGCGATCCGGTCCCGTGAGTACTACACCCGATTCCCGGACAGCCCCAAGGCCTACCCGGCGCAGGCGCAGGACGAAGCGCTGGCCGAGTTCCAGGCGCGCCGCGGCCGGCTGTGGTCCTGGGGCCAGACCGGCGCCGACGGCACGAAGGTGGGCGGCGAGCGCTCCCCCTACGGCTTCGACCTCGAATACACCTACGACCACATGGACCCCGACGTGCTGCTGCCCGCGATGGGCGCGGCCATCCCGGCCTGGCGCGACGCCGGGGCCGAGGCCCGCGCCGCCGTGTGCATCGAGATTCTGACCCGGCTCAACGCCCGCACGTACGCCATGGCCTTCGCCGCCATGCACACCACCGGCCAGGCCTTCATGATGGCCTTTCAGGCGGCCGGCCCGAACGCCCAGGACCGCGGTCTGGAGGCGGTCGCGTACGGCTTCTCCGCGCTCAACGCCCACCCGGACCGGGCGGTGTGGGAGAAGCCGGGCAAGGGCGAGCCGGTGCGGCTGGCCAAGAAGTGGGTCGCCGCGCCCCGCGGGATCGCGCTCGTCGTGGGCTGCAACACCTTCCCGACCTGGAACGGCTACCCGGGCCTGTTCGCCTCGCTGGTGACCGGGAACGCCGTGGTGGTCAAGCCGCATCCGCGGGCGGTCGCGCCGCTGGCCCTGACCGTCGAAACCGCCCGCGAGGTGCTGGCCGAGGCGGGCTTCGACGCGGACCTGGTCGCGCTGGCGCCGGAGGCCGAGGGCGAGCCCCTGGCCAAGACCCTGGCGCTTCGCCCCGAGGTGAGGATCGTCGACTTCACCGGTTCCAACGAGTTCGGGGACTGGCTCGAGCAGAACGCGCGTCAGGCGCAGGTCTACACCGAGAAGGCCGGGATCAACACCGTCATCGTGGACTCCTTCCGCGCCGAGGAGTATCCCGCCGCGCTCGGCCACCTGGCCTTCTCGCTCTCGCTCTACACCGCGCAGATGTGCACCTCGCCGCAGAACCTGCTCGTGCCGCGGGACGGGATCCGGGTCGGCGACGAGGTCAAGTCGCCGGAGGAGTTCGCCGCCGACCTCGGGAAGGCGATGGACCGGCTGCTGGGCGACGACGCGCGGGCCAACGCGATCCTCGGCGCCGTGGTCAACCCGTTCGTCCTGGACCGGCTCGAGCGGGCCGCCGAGGTGGGCAAGACCGTGCTGGCCTCGCGCGCGGTGCCGCACCCGGAGTTTCCGGACGCGACCGTACGCACCCCGCTGATCGCCGCCGTGGACGCGATGGACGCGGAGGTCTACACGCACGAATGGTTCGGCCCGATCTCCTTCGTCATCACCACCGACTCCACCCTCGACTCGATCGCGGTGTACCGGGACACGGTCAAGGCGCACGGCGCGCTGACCGCGGCCGTCTACTCCACCTCGGAGGACGTGCTGGACGCGGCCGAGGAGGCGACCTGGGAGGCCGGGGCGAACCTCTCGATCAACCTGACCGGGCCGGTGTACGTCAACCAGTCCGCCGCGTTCTCCGACTACCACGGCACCGGCGCCAACCCGGCGGCCAACGCCACCTACGCCGACCACGCCTTCGTGGCCGGGCGCTTCCGGTTCATCCAGTCCCGCCGGCCCGCGTAA
- a CDS encoding DUF2087 domain-containing protein: protein MNENEQTQPAPDPRQLVAMLADTAKLRVFAALALAEPKTATSAELAEATGLTAREVLKALAGLETAGLAAGPESWRATPATFRTSLEEFNRKREERLSRTFHTSEPEKVSVLLSVFDDERRLTKLPELKNQERLLTVLEELAQSFEPGVRYPEAEVNLTLSGFHPDFAALRRYLVDSALLSRGDGYYWRSGGTVDV from the coding sequence ATGAACGAGAACGAACAAACCCAGCCGGCGCCCGACCCGCGTCAACTCGTCGCCATGCTCGCGGACACCGCGAAACTGCGCGTGTTCGCCGCCCTGGCGCTGGCCGAGCCGAAGACCGCGACGAGCGCCGAGCTGGCCGAGGCCACCGGCCTGACGGCGCGTGAGGTGCTCAAGGCCCTGGCCGGCCTGGAGACGGCCGGTCTGGCGGCCGGCCCGGAGTCCTGGCGCGCGACCCCGGCGACCTTCCGCACCAGCCTGGAGGAGTTCAACCGCAAGCGCGAGGAGCGCCTGAGCCGTACCTTCCACACGTCCGAGCCGGAGAAGGTCTCCGTGCTGCTCTCCGTGTTCGACGACGAGCGCCGGCTGACCAAGCTGCCGGAGCTCAAGAACCAGGAACGCCTGCTGACCGTGCTCGAGGAACTGGCCCAATCCTTCGAGCCGGGTGTGCGCTACCCAGAGGCCGAGGTGAATCTCACGCTGTCCGGTTTTCATCCGGATTTCGCCGCGCTGCGGCGCTACCTCGTCGACAGCGCGCTGCTCAGCCGGGGTGACGGCTATTACTGGCGCTCCGGCGGCACCGTGGATGTGTGA
- a CDS encoding DUF2231 domain-containing protein — MPYSVFGLPSHILIIHIAVVGIPAACLAVLAVAVRPAWRRKYGLAAAILAVLMIPVTYLTQLAGEQLYNHNFNFADSPAAQHKELGSTLVWFVVAVAVMAVALVLAERMGYADHHAAMVVIAALAIGASAICLVRVVQVGDSGARAAWGGTVKSSSSQ, encoded by the coding sequence ATGCCGTATTCCGTATTCGGACTTCCCTCGCACATCCTGATCATCCACATCGCGGTGGTCGGCATCCCGGCCGCGTGCCTGGCGGTGCTGGCCGTCGCGGTCCGGCCGGCCTGGCGGCGCAAGTACGGCCTGGCCGCGGCGATCCTGGCGGTGCTGATGATCCCGGTGACGTATCTGACCCAGCTCGCCGGCGAGCAGCTCTACAACCACAACTTCAACTTCGCCGACAGCCCGGCGGCCCAGCACAAGGAGCTGGGCTCGACGCTGGTGTGGTTCGTGGTCGCGGTCGCCGTGATGGCCGTCGCGCTGGTGCTGGCGGAGCGGATGGGCTACGCCGACCACCACGCGGCCATGGTCGTGATCGCCGCCCTGGCCATCGGGGCGAGCGCGATCTGCCTGGTCCGGGTGGTGCAGGTGGGCGACTCCGGCGCGCGGGCGGCCTGGGGCGGGACGGTCAAGTCCAGCAGCTCCCAGTAG
- a CDS encoding C40 family peptidase, translated as MMTAAASTTPARVPGPRRHRKPSPLRGVCTLTSGAVAAVGVAAWVPGTAHAADQHDIATQVRSLRAEAETATQQYDAATQAMARLQQQINGLQSQTALAQAAVQRYAASLGRIAAAQYRGIGVDPTLQLLFAEQPDQFLQRATTMNNVARGQSEALQAAYQAQQQLEQFRAQAGADTAMAAQEEQDAAAAKGRILAEYQQAQILLHELSRAEQQALSDSGVTPAQIEGLPLVTGRAAAAIAFAESKLGLWYEWGGTGDPSYDCSGLVQAAWRAGGVQLPRVTWDQLTVGVPVQPEEQDLRPGDLIFYLGGEHVAMYVGNGLVIHAPTTGQRIQYGRWDMMPITAVRRVLPQEG; from the coding sequence ATGATGACCGCAGCGGCCTCGACCACGCCCGCACGCGTGCCAGGCCCCCGGCGCCACCGCAAGCCGTCCCCGCTCAGGGGCGTGTGCACGCTGACCTCCGGCGCGGTCGCGGCGGTGGGCGTGGCGGCCTGGGTGCCGGGTACCGCCCACGCGGCCGACCAGCACGACATCGCCACCCAGGTGCGCAGCCTGCGGGCCGAGGCGGAGACGGCCACCCAGCAGTACGACGCGGCCACCCAGGCCATGGCCCGGCTGCAGCAGCAGATCAACGGCCTGCAGTCGCAGACCGCGCTGGCCCAGGCCGCGGTGCAGCGCTACGCCGCGTCGCTCGGCCGGATCGCCGCCGCGCAGTACCGGGGCATCGGCGTGGACCCGACGCTGCAGCTGCTCTTCGCCGAGCAGCCCGACCAGTTCCTCCAGCGCGCCACGACGATGAACAACGTCGCCCGCGGCCAGAGCGAGGCGCTGCAGGCCGCATACCAGGCGCAGCAGCAGCTGGAGCAGTTCCGCGCCCAGGCGGGCGCCGACACGGCCATGGCGGCGCAGGAGGAGCAGGACGCGGCCGCGGCCAAGGGCCGGATCCTGGCCGAGTACCAGCAGGCGCAGATACTGCTGCACGAGCTCTCGCGGGCGGAGCAGCAGGCGCTGAGCGACTCGGGCGTGACGCCGGCGCAGATCGAGGGCCTGCCGCTGGTCACCGGCCGCGCGGCCGCGGCGATCGCCTTCGCCGAGTCCAAGCTCGGCCTCTGGTACGAGTGGGGCGGCACCGGCGATCCGAGCTACGACTGCTCGGGCCTGGTCCAGGCGGCGTGGCGGGCCGGAGGCGTGCAGCTGCCCCGGGTGACCTGGGATCAGCTGACGGTGGGTGTGCCGGTGCAGCCGGAGGAGCAGGACCTGCGCCCCGGCGACCTGATCTTCTACCTCGGCGGCGAGCACGTGGCGATGTACGTGGGCAACGGCCTCGTCATCCACGCCCCGACCACCGGGCAGCGGATCCAGTACGGCAGGTGGGACATGATGCCGATCACCGCCGTCCGCCGGGTGCTGCCGCAGGAGGGGTAG
- a CDS encoding (Fe-S)-binding protein, with protein sequence MRIALFVTCVNDVAFPSTGIATVRLLERLGVEVAFPEAQTCCGQMQYNTGYPAEAAQPAAKFARDFAGYDAVVVPSGSCGAFIRDVHPKLVEGAVPPVYELTEYLLDVLGVEQVGAYFPHKVAYHPTCHSSRLLKVGDRPTRLLRAVEGLELVELPGAAECCGFGGTFSVKNPDVSAAMGADKVTHAVESGAEYLVAADNSCLMHIGGTARRSAAPLKTIHLAEILASTVEKVLA encoded by the coding sequence ATGCGTATTGCCTTGTTCGTCACCTGCGTCAACGACGTGGCGTTCCCAAGCACTGGGATCGCCACTGTCCGCCTGCTGGAACGGCTCGGGGTCGAGGTCGCCTTCCCCGAGGCGCAGACCTGCTGCGGACAGATGCAGTACAACACCGGTTATCCGGCCGAAGCCGCCCAGCCTGCGGCCAAATTCGCCCGCGACTTCGCCGGATACGACGCGGTGGTGGTCCCCTCCGGCTCCTGCGGCGCCTTCATCCGGGACGTGCATCCGAAGCTGGTCGAAGGCGCGGTGCCCCCGGTGTACGAGCTGACCGAGTACCTCCTCGACGTCCTCGGCGTGGAGCAGGTGGGCGCTTACTTCCCGCACAAGGTCGCCTATCATCCGACCTGTCACTCCTCGCGGCTGCTCAAGGTGGGCGACCGGCCGACCCGGTTGCTGCGCGCGGTCGAGGGCCTGGAGCTGGTGGAGCTGCCGGGGGCGGCAGAGTGCTGCGGGTTCGGCGGCACGTTCTCGGTGAAGAACCCCGACGTCTCCGCGGCCATGGGCGCGGACAAGGTGACGCACGCGGTGGAGAGCGGCGCCGAGTATCTGGTGGCCGCCGACAACTCCTGCCTGATGCACATCGGCGGCACGGCCCGGCGCTCCGCCGCCCCGCTCAAGACGATCCACCTGGCCGAGATCCTCGCCTCAACCGTGGAGAAGGTGCTGGCATGA